One window from the genome of Nisaea sediminum encodes:
- the fabA gene encoding bifunctional 3-hydroxydecanoyl-ACP dehydratase/trans-2-decenoyl-ACP isomerase produces MDFKEKSSFDYDDLIACAKGKLFGPGNAQLPMPPMLMFDRITKLSTEGGAYGKGEVTAEFDIKPDLWFFKCHFEGDPVMPGCLGMDALWQLLGFTLGWMGGPGSGRAISVGEVKFTGQVLPTAKLLTYTLDLKRVIMRKLYMGIADGRVDCDGATVFEAKDIRVGLFQNTAAEGAS; encoded by the coding sequence TTGGACTTCAAGGAAAAGAGCAGCTTCGATTACGACGACCTGATCGCCTGCGCGAAAGGAAAGTTGTTCGGCCCCGGAAATGCACAGCTTCCGATGCCGCCGATGCTGATGTTCGACCGCATTACCAAGCTTTCGACCGAGGGCGGCGCCTATGGCAAGGGCGAGGTCACGGCCGAATTCGACATCAAGCCGGACCTCTGGTTCTTCAAATGCCATTTCGAGGGCGATCCGGTGATGCCCGGCTGCCTCGGCATGGATGCGCTCTGGCAGCTGCTCGGCTTTACCCTCGGCTGGATGGGCGGACCGGGTTCCGGGCGCGCGATTTCGGTCGGCGAGGTGAAATTCACCGGCCAGGTCCTGCCAACCGCCAAACTGCTGACCTATACTCTGGACCTGAAACGCGTGATCATGCGCAAGCTCTATATGGGCATCGCCGACGGCCGCGTCGATTGCGACGGAGCCACAGTTTTCGAAGCCAAAGACATCCGGGTCGGTCTGTTCCAGAACACCGCCGCCGAGGGAGCCAGCTGA